From one Butyricimonas faecihominis genomic stretch:
- a CDS encoding D-glucuronyl C5-epimerase family protein has protein sequence MKIKKAIFMLRKLLRDFNTNRKIEINMENQSETLGYYYIKFDEDIAKLNRLIHSFDKNGVPLNTTYIDVEDTKLHYYPISIGQYGLAIFHSWLKTHSEEKRAHFLRIADWFMNNRTDHTELGCYWLTDVPKPEYHVYQPWKSAFAQSRGISMLLRAWQLTEDDAYLKVATQALIPFTKDITVGGVSVDREKGETFYEEYVAECPTRVLDGHGFCLFGLYDYIRAVPENKDPNGYALALRLFNEGIEGLTRQLPLFDMGFWPRFNRCDLSGYPQDDPCTIGYLRLVRQQLLILYRITGKEELRLFSEKFHQYDRISNILKMYRHKFTALKKLNRL, from the coding sequence ATGAAGATTAAAAAAGCTATTTTCATGTTACGTAAACTTTTGCGAGATTTCAACACGAACCGCAAGATCGAAATTAACATGGAGAATCAATCTGAAACGCTAGGCTATTATTACATCAAATTTGACGAGGACATAGCTAAGCTCAATCGTCTGATTCACTCTTTCGACAAAAATGGAGTCCCCCTGAACACGACTTATATTGACGTGGAAGATACAAAACTGCACTACTATCCTATTTCTATCGGACAGTACGGGTTAGCCATATTCCACTCGTGGTTAAAGACACATTCCGAAGAGAAAAGGGCTCATTTTCTTCGCATTGCAGACTGGTTTATGAACAATCGGACAGATCATACAGAACTCGGTTGTTATTGGCTAACCGACGTGCCTAAACCCGAATACCATGTTTATCAACCTTGGAAATCAGCCTTCGCACAAAGTAGGGGAATATCCATGCTATTGAGAGCCTGGCAACTTACAGAGGATGATGCCTACTTGAAGGTTGCAACTCAAGCATTAATTCCTTTCACGAAGGATATAACAGTCGGAGGGGTTTCCGTAGACCGGGAAAAGGGGGAAACCTTTTACGAAGAATACGTGGCAGAGTGTCCGACACGAGTACTGGATGGCCATGGCTTTTGCCTTTTCGGTTTATACGATTATATTCGTGCAGTTCCCGAAAACAAGGACCCCAACGGGTATGCGCTCGCTCTTCGGCTGTTTAATGAAGGAATAGAAGGTCTTACCCGTCAACTTCCTCTGTTTGACATGGGGTTCTGGCCTCGATTCAATCGCTGCGATCTTTCCGGTTATCCACAAGATGACCCCTGCACGATCGGTTATCTCAGACTTGTTCGCCAGCAACTCCTAATTCTCTATCGAATCACCGGAAAAGAGGAATTACGCCTTTTTAGCGAGAAATTCCATCAGTATGACCGTATTTCCAATATTTTAAAAATGTATCGCCACAAGTTCACGGCATTAAAGAAACTGAATCGTTTATAA
- a CDS encoding glycosyltransferase family 4 protein, with amino-acid sequence MKKILIITYYWPPSGGPGVQRWLKFSKYLPEFGYDPIIITVDPEKAEYPIKDHTLEQDVRAGQIVYRTDCSGIYEYYKKLTKAQSAPYSGFVNEGSPSLKQKIARFIRGNFFLPDARRGWNKHAYHQAIQIIQEEKIDTVITTGPPMSTHLVGQKLKKRFHLHWIADFRDPWTDIYYYNKMYPTPIAKAIDRKYERNVLLDADQVITVSDYIKKQLAAKSSAIQASKIKVIANGFDAEDFDLTIPKEDVFTITYTGTLAADYTIDSFIHSVKRLSTSGKLKLRFVGKVDQGIAQKLSEQLGDFVEIHSFVAHANAIKYMKSSSVLLLIIPNIEGSKGNLTGKLFEYIGSRTPILCLGPTDGDAAAIIQVCKAGKTFEYDDEEGMFQFLTSLLNNFDPQSPIKEDNVVNRYSRKSLTQSLTQILAHHED; translated from the coding sequence GTGAAAAAGATTCTGATCATCACCTATTATTGGCCACCTTCAGGAGGACCGGGAGTTCAACGCTGGTTGAAGTTCTCGAAGTACCTTCCGGAATTTGGTTATGATCCGATCATCATCACGGTTGATCCGGAAAAGGCTGAATATCCCATAAAAGACCACACGCTGGAACAAGATGTACGAGCCGGACAAATCGTGTATCGAACGGATTGTTCCGGTATATATGAATATTATAAAAAACTGACTAAAGCCCAAAGTGCCCCGTATAGCGGATTCGTCAATGAAGGGAGTCCCAGTCTAAAACAGAAGATTGCCCGTTTTATCCGGGGTAATTTCTTCCTACCGGATGCCCGGAGAGGCTGGAATAAACACGCTTATCACCAAGCCATCCAAATTATTCAGGAAGAAAAAATAGACACCGTCATCACAACGGGTCCGCCTATGTCAACCCATCTGGTCGGACAAAAACTAAAAAAGCGTTTCCATCTGCATTGGATTGCTGATTTTCGAGACCCATGGACTGACATCTATTACTATAATAAAATGTATCCAACTCCCATTGCAAAAGCGATTGACCGGAAATATGAACGAAATGTTCTTCTGGATGCAGATCAGGTAATCACGGTAAGCGACTACATCAAAAAGCAACTGGCAGCAAAATCTTCGGCCATTCAAGCCTCTAAAATAAAAGTTATCGCTAACGGATTCGATGCCGAGGATTTCGACCTAACTATTCCAAAGGAGGATGTTTTCACAATTACCTACACGGGGACTTTGGCGGCTGACTACACGATTGATTCCTTTATCCATTCAGTTAAAAGACTTTCCACATCAGGAAAACTCAAACTACGTTTTGTTGGTAAAGTGGATCAGGGTATAGCTCAAAAACTCTCGGAACAACTGGGAGATTTCGTAGAAATCCATTCGTTCGTAGCCCACGCTAATGCCATCAAATACATGAAGAGTTCTTCTGTTCTATTACTCATTATCCCCAACATCGAAGGGAGTAAAGGTAATCTCACGGGCAAGCTTTTCGAGTATATCGGCTCCAGAACCCCTATTCTTTGCCTCGGTCCTACCGATGGTGATGCCGCAGCCATCATTCAAGTTTGTAAGGCCGGGAAAACATTCGAATATGACGATGAAGAAGGTATGTTTCAATTTCTAACCTCCTTACTGAATAATTTTGATCCACAATCTCCTATAAAAGAGGACAATGTAGTCAACCGCTATTCGAGAAAGTCCTTAACCCAGTCTTTAACCCAAATCTTAGCCCACCATGAAGATTAA
- a CDS encoding DegT/DnrJ/EryC1/StrS family aminotransferase, whose product MKITMVDLHGQYERIREEINNAIQEVLDTTAFINGPQVKTFAQHLAEYNQVEHVVPCANGTDALQIALMALGLQPGDEVIVPVHTYVATAEVIALLRLEPIFVDCVADRFTIDVTKIEEKITPRTKAIVPVHLYGQCADMEPLMDIARRHKLYVVEDTAQAIGATYTFSNGLQQKAGCIGDIGTTSFFPSKNLGCYGDGGALFIRDHELAERARMIANHGQKIKYHHSVVGCNSRLDTMQAAILDVKLKYLDEYSAARNQAAEHYDKGLATVKGIILPQRAANSTHVFHQYTIRVQNHLRDELKSFLAEHDVPSMIYYPIPLHLQEAYAKKGQGQGTFPVAEQLSEEVLSLPMHTEMKAEEQEYIIEQIRTFFN is encoded by the coding sequence ATGAAAATCACGATGGTTGACCTTCACGGACAATATGAACGCATTCGGGAGGAAATAAACAACGCCATACAGGAAGTACTTGACACCACGGCTTTCATTAACGGCCCCCAAGTGAAGACTTTCGCCCAACATCTTGCGGAGTATAATCAAGTAGAACATGTTGTTCCTTGTGCCAACGGCACGGATGCCTTACAAATTGCTTTAATGGCTCTCGGGTTACAACCCGGGGACGAGGTGATTGTACCTGTTCATACTTACGTGGCCACAGCCGAGGTGATTGCCCTTTTACGGTTGGAACCTATTTTCGTGGATTGTGTCGCAGACCGTTTCACAATTGATGTTACCAAGATTGAAGAAAAAATTACCCCCCGCACGAAAGCAATCGTTCCTGTTCACTTGTACGGCCAATGCGCAGACATGGAACCGCTTATGGATATAGCCCGCCGACACAAACTTTACGTGGTAGAAGACACGGCACAAGCTATCGGGGCCACTTACACGTTCAGTAACGGTCTCCAACAAAAAGCCGGATGCATTGGAGATATTGGTACAACCTCATTCTTCCCCTCCAAAAATTTAGGATGTTACGGGGACGGTGGAGCCTTATTTATCCGAGATCACGAATTAGCCGAACGGGCCCGCATGATTGCCAATCACGGGCAAAAGATCAAATATCACCATAGTGTCGTGGGATGTAACTCTCGTTTGGATACCATGCAAGCTGCCATTTTGGATGTAAAACTAAAATACCTTGATGAATATTCAGCCGCCCGTAATCAAGCCGCCGAACATTATGACAAAGGGTTAGCAACAGTAAAAGGAATTATCCTTCCACAACGGGCTGCTAATAGCACACACGTGTTCCATCAATACACCATCCGGGTTCAAAATCACCTACGGGATGAGTTGAAATCTTTCTTGGCAGAACATGATGTTCCCAGCATGATTTATTATCCTATCCCCTTGCATTTGCAAGAGGCTTATGCTAAAAAGGGACAAGGGCAAGGAACATTCCCCGTTGCTGAACAATTAAGCGAAGAGGTACTATCGCTGCCGATGCACACGGAAATGAAAGCGGAAGAGCAAGAGTACATCATCGAACAAATTCGTACATTCTTTAACTGA
- a CDS encoding acyltransferase, with product MKDYFVHETAIVDEGATIGKGTKIWHFSHIMSNCRIGENCNIGQNVVISPEVVLGNQVKVQNNVSVYTGVTCDDDVFLGPSCVFTNVTNPRSAVNRKSQYAKTHVGKGATIGANATIVCGHDIGAYAFIGAGAVVTKTVPAYALLVGNPAKQIGWMSEYGHRLHFDEKGIAECPESKQRYHLQNGLVQKIEE from the coding sequence ATGAAAGATTATTTCGTACACGAGACCGCCATCGTAGACGAGGGCGCAACAATCGGAAAAGGAACTAAAATATGGCATTTCTCCCACATTATGAGTAATTGCCGGATCGGAGAGAATTGTAACATCGGGCAAAACGTGGTCATATCCCCGGAGGTAGTTCTCGGGAACCAAGTAAAAGTACAGAATAATGTATCCGTGTACACGGGAGTCACTTGTGACGATGATGTTTTCTTGGGTCCATCATGCGTATTCACGAACGTGACCAATCCTCGTAGTGCAGTAAACCGGAAAAGTCAATATGCCAAAACGCACGTGGGCAAAGGGGCTACCATCGGAGCCAATGCCACGATCGTGTGCGGGCATGACATTGGGGCTTACGCCTTCATCGGAGCCGGGGCCGTTGTAACAAAAACTGTTCCTGCATACGCTTTGTTAGTTGGTAATCCGGCTAAACAAATCGGTTGGATGAGTGAATACGGGCATCGTCTTCATTTTGACGAAAAGGGAATAGCCGAATGTCCGGAAAGCAAACAACGCTATCATTTACAAAACGGGTTAGTTCAAAAAATAGAAGAATAA
- a CDS encoding peptidylprolyl isomerase: MATLQKIRNRGGVLVSIVIGLALMAFIVGDALSSGASLINRSRNKVGEVGGETIGIQEYQQKIMKNEDFIKSMNGLSALTDEQQRMIRENTWNQIVSEIILNKEYEELGLDVSGDELYDFLLGSNMNPAVSQLFADPNTGQVDKERARLIIKQLIEAPAGTPQKEYWLNMEEQVNTARKQEKYNTLLAKSLFVTDAQAKELAESAATTVDISFIMKSYNTVSDSAVKVTANEIKDYYNSHKYLFEREEARQIAYVNFDITASAEDIKETEDWVNDLKPEFAEAKNVLEFANLSSEKRFQPKYYKKGELDNEELDEFLFTEKSDGVFGPYLKDNAYNIVRVADRRVLPDSVRARHILIASNNMAQSEKLADSLAGLIRKGGDFDALARQYSADQNTSVNGGDFGWFTQDQMLQPIADSAFFSNKNEVKVVRSNYGFHVLQVTDRSKPVDKVQIGIVAKEITPSQQTINKIYNDARTFANNINTVEDFEAALTANNQTKRIANLGKNDYQIAGIDNARDIIREAYMAEKPGFILTTKEKSPIFEAGDKFSVVVLTGIQEEGIAPLNSVSAAIRTELIRKKKGEIIAKELTNAISGSESLLSVAQKANAEVMDATDVSFSSFQVPGVGIEPVLTAEVVTMKENEISKPIIGNQGVYVVVVNSKTVETVTPEQIEAAKRSIEQTNLYTKFRLILPALVKNAGVVDTRYKFY, from the coding sequence ATGGCAACGTTACAAAAAATTAGAAATCGCGGTGGAGTACTTGTTAGTATCGTGATTGGATTAGCCCTCATGGCATTTATTGTTGGTGATGCTCTTAGCTCTGGCGCCAGCCTTATCAATCGTTCCAGAAACAAAGTTGGAGAAGTTGGAGGTGAAACTATCGGCATTCAAGAATATCAACAAAAGATTATGAAGAATGAAGATTTCATCAAAAGCATGAACGGTTTATCTGCCCTAACGGATGAGCAACAAAGAATGATCCGGGAAAATACTTGGAATCAAATTGTTTCTGAAATCATTCTGAACAAGGAATACGAGGAATTAGGTTTGGACGTTAGCGGTGACGAGTTATACGATTTCTTATTAGGGAGTAACATGAACCCGGCCGTCAGCCAGTTATTCGCAGATCCTAACACGGGACAGGTAGACAAAGAAAGAGCCCGTCTGATCATCAAACAATTGATCGAAGCTCCTGCCGGAACCCCGCAAAAGGAATATTGGTTGAACATGGAAGAGCAAGTAAACACGGCTCGTAAACAAGAAAAATATAATACTCTGTTAGCAAAAAGTTTGTTTGTAACAGATGCTCAAGCCAAAGAACTTGCAGAAAGTGCAGCAACGACAGTAGACATCAGCTTTATCATGAAAAGCTACAACACCGTTAGCGACTCTGCAGTAAAGGTAACTGCTAACGAGATCAAAGATTATTATAATTCACACAAATATTTGTTTGAACGCGAAGAAGCTAGACAGATCGCTTACGTGAACTTTGACATTACCGCTTCAGCCGAAGACATTAAAGAAACGGAAGACTGGGTGAATGATTTGAAACCCGAATTTGCAGAAGCAAAGAACGTGCTTGAATTCGCTAACCTTTCATCTGAAAAAAGATTCCAACCCAAATATTACAAAAAGGGAGAATTGGATAACGAGGAACTGGATGAATTCTTGTTCACGGAAAAGAGTGATGGCGTGTTCGGACCTTACTTGAAAGATAATGCTTATAACATCGTTCGTGTTGCCGACCGCCGTGTATTACCCGACTCAGTAAGAGCCCGTCATATCTTGATCGCATCAAACAATATGGCTCAATCAGAGAAATTAGCCGATAGTTTAGCAGGTTTAATTCGTAAAGGCGGAGATTTCGATGCTTTAGCAAGACAATATTCTGCCGATCAGAATACTTCTGTAAATGGTGGGGATTTCGGATGGTTCACCCAAGATCAGATGCTCCAACCGATCGCAGATTCAGCGTTCTTCTCTAACAAAAACGAGGTGAAAGTGGTAAGATCAAATTACGGATTCCATGTTTTGCAAGTAACAGACAGATCAAAACCTGTTGATAAGGTACAAATCGGAATCGTTGCAAAAGAAATTACCCCGTCTCAACAAACGATCAACAAGATTTATAACGACGCACGTACTTTTGCAAACAATATCAATACCGTAGAAGATTTTGAGGCAGCTTTAACTGCTAATAATCAAACCAAACGTATCGCAAACTTAGGTAAAAACGATTATCAGATTGCAGGCATTGATAACGCAAGAGATATTATCCGTGAGGCTTATATGGCTGAAAAACCGGGCTTCATCCTGACGACCAAAGAGAAATCTCCGATCTTTGAGGCTGGAGACAAATTCTCTGTTGTGGTTTTAACCGGAATTCAAGAAGAAGGTATCGCACCTCTGAACTCTGTTTCTGCAGCTATCCGCACCGAACTTATCCGTAAAAAGAAAGGCGAAATCATTGCCAAGGAGTTGACCAATGCTATTTCCGGAAGTGAAAGTTTACTTTCTGTAGCACAAAAAGCCAATGCAGAGGTAATGGATGCCACGGATGTTAGTTTCAGTTCATTCCAAGTTCCCGGAGTTGGTATCGAACCCGTGCTGACTGCCGAAGTTGTTACAATGAAAGAAAACGAAATTTCTAAACCGATCATCGGTAACCAAGGAGTTTATGTTGTGGTTGTAAACTCTAAAACTGTTGAAACAGTTACTCCCGAACAAATTGAAGCTGCCAAGAGAAGTATCGAACAAACGAATCTGTACACCAAGTTCCGCTTGATTCTTCCCGCGTTAGTGAAGAATGCCGGAGTGGTTGATACAAGATACAAATTTTACTAG
- the topA gene encoding type I DNA topoisomerase: MIENLVIVESPAKAKTIERFLGENYVVKSSFGHIRDLEKKDLGIDIEHNFQPKYEISPDKKAIVKELKQLAKEAKTVWLASDEDREGEAIAWHLFEVLGLKKENTKRIVFHEITKDAILHAINNPRDIDKNLVDAQQARRVLDRLVGFEVSPVLWKKVKPSLSAGRVQSVAVKLIVEREREINHFVEQKYYKVTGTFETKDANGNSVPLKAELSERFSTQEETVNFLEHCKKAAFSVSNVETKPGSRKPAPPFTTSTLQQEASRKLGFSVSQTMAVAQKLYEQGHITYMRTDSVNLSQLAIGAAKAVICNTLGEKYSKPRNFATKTKGAQEAHEAIRPTYMDKESISGDKNEQQLYSLIRKRTLASQMAEAELEKTTITIAITGEKHTFEAVGEVIIFDGFLKVYMESFDDEKEDDEAALLPAIHKGDQLQRSLIQALEQYTTHPPRYTEASLVKKMEALGIGRPSTYAPTITTIQNRGYILRESRDGTERQLDQIDLKGQDIKVKKISRIFGAEKKKLFPSDIGMVVTDFLSNYFTNIMDYNFTANAEDALDHIAEGEVEWQSMIGTFYQPFHANVEKTLKESERNTGARELGKDPQTGETVSVRIGRFGPMAQIGEGESVRYAGLLKGQLMETITLEEALDLFKFPRQLGEFEEKPVSVGIGRFGPYIKHNQLFVSLKKGVDDPGTITLETAIERINEKREIEKNRKIQEFENGVQILNGRFGPYITFNKVNYKIPKGKEADKLTFEETMEIIAKGGDSKKKTTKKTTKKAAPKATKKETKKKE; this comes from the coding sequence ATGATTGAAAATTTAGTAATTGTCGAGTCTCCGGCTAAAGCCAAGACTATTGAACGTTTTTTAGGAGAGAATTATGTTGTAAAATCTAGTTTCGGACATATCCGGGATCTTGAAAAAAAAGATTTAGGAATTGATATAGAACATAATTTCCAACCAAAATATGAAATATCACCCGACAAGAAAGCGATTGTAAAAGAATTGAAACAACTTGCCAAGGAAGCCAAAACGGTTTGGTTAGCCTCCGATGAGGACCGCGAGGGAGAAGCTATTGCTTGGCATTTATTCGAAGTTCTGGGGTTGAAGAAGGAGAACACGAAACGGATTGTTTTTCACGAAATCACGAAAGATGCTATTTTACATGCGATCAATAACCCCCGGGACATTGATAAAAACCTCGTGGATGCCCAACAGGCCCGCCGGGTTCTTGACCGACTGGTCGGATTCGAAGTGTCACCAGTCCTATGGAAAAAAGTGAAACCTTCCTTGTCAGCCGGACGGGTTCAATCCGTTGCCGTAAAACTCATCGTTGAACGAGAACGAGAAATTAACCATTTCGTTGAACAAAAATATTATAAGGTTACCGGAACATTTGAAACCAAAGACGCAAATGGTAATTCGGTACCCTTAAAGGCAGAATTATCCGAACGTTTTTCCACGCAGGAAGAGACGGTTAACTTTCTGGAACATTGCAAGAAGGCGGCATTTTCAGTAAGTAATGTCGAGACGAAACCGGGTAGCCGTAAACCGGCTCCACCGTTCACGACATCCACGCTACAACAGGAGGCATCCCGCAAATTGGGATTTTCTGTTTCGCAGACAATGGCCGTGGCCCAGAAACTATACGAACAGGGACACATCACTTACATGAGAACGGACTCCGTGAACCTATCCCAACTGGCTATCGGTGCGGCAAAAGCCGTTATCTGTAACACGCTGGGAGAAAAATATTCCAAACCTAGGAATTTCGCCACGAAGACGAAAGGGGCGCAAGAGGCCCACGAGGCCATCCGCCCGACCTATATGGACAAGGAATCGATCAGCGGAGACAAGAATGAACAGCAACTTTACTCGTTAATCCGGAAACGGACTCTCGCCTCTCAAATGGCAGAGGCCGAACTGGAAAAAACAACCATAACGATCGCCATTACCGGGGAAAAACACACGTTCGAAGCCGTGGGTGAAGTGATCATTTTCGATGGTTTCCTCAAAGTGTACATGGAATCTTTCGATGACGAGAAAGAAGACGATGAAGCGGCCTTATTACCTGCAATACATAAAGGAGACCAGTTACAACGTTCCCTGATCCAAGCCTTAGAACAATACACGACGCATCCTCCCCGCTACACGGAGGCCAGTCTCGTGAAGAAAATGGAAGCCTTGGGAATCGGACGTCCGTCAACATACGCACCCACGATTACCACGATCCAGAACCGGGGATATATCTTACGGGAAAGCCGGGATGGTACAGAACGTCAACTAGACCAGATAGACCTTAAAGGACAAGATATAAAAGTCAAGAAGATCAGCCGGATATTCGGTGCGGAAAAGAAGAAATTGTTTCCCTCGGATATCGGAATGGTCGTGACAGATTTCCTTTCCAATTATTTCACGAATATCATGGATTATAACTTCACGGCAAATGCCGAGGATGCCCTTGACCACATTGCCGAAGGAGAGGTTGAATGGCAATCCATGATCGGAACATTCTATCAACCTTTCCATGCTAACGTGGAGAAAACGTTGAAAGAATCCGAACGGAACACGGGAGCCCGGGAACTTGGTAAAGATCCACAAACAGGAGAAACCGTTTCCGTACGAATCGGACGTTTTGGACCGATGGCTCAGATTGGTGAAGGAGAATCCGTACGTTATGCCGGACTGCTCAAAGGGCAACTGATGGAAACCATTACCTTGGAAGAAGCTTTAGACTTGTTCAAGTTTCCCCGTCAACTGGGTGAATTCGAGGAGAAACCTGTCAGTGTCGGCATCGGTCGTTTTGGACCTTACATCAAGCATAATCAACTTTTCGTTTCCTTGAAAAAAGGCGTTGACGATCCGGGAACAATAACTCTTGAAACCGCTATCGAACGAATCAACGAGAAACGAGAAATCGAGAAAAACAGGAAGATCCAAGAGTTTGAAAATGGGGTACAAATTCTTAACGGTCGTTTTGGGCCTTACATCACGTTCAACAAAGTGAACTATAAGATCCCCAAAGGAAAAGAAGCAGACAAATTAACCTTTGAGGAAACCATGGAAATCATTGCAAAGGGAGGGGACAGTAAGAAAAAAACGACAAAAAAGACAACAAAAAAAGCGGCCCCGAAGGCAACAAAAAAGGAAACGAAAAAGAAGGAATAG
- a CDS encoding thioredoxin family protein has protein sequence MKSLISIIAFLMLSFTAFCQGGVNFEHITFDEALAKAKAENKLVFMDCYTSWCGPCKYMSETIFPQEKAGEFFNPKFVCVKFDMEKGEGPELGKKFGVRAYPTFLILRPDGSVQHKVVGGGDLEGFIARVEKGLNEKTSLDYLNKVYEKGKMNKKQLMAYQIALNDAYEQAKSEKVGEELNKILKDKDKMKKEFWPILEESPYGSDNFKLVVNNIATFNKNIGKEKVDAYLYGNYSQAIDNTTRRNAKEPAKTLEQIRQELTNIDLENKDQLMSKIELAQATIDQNVDKIISLAEQAAETKSEELWSIVNALNSISSKVNKAEAGRIVALGDKFIANSPENGKAYMTNFFEKFKVAAHVGVYFYELSYEDALKMAKQQGRKLFIDCYTTWCGPCKYMSETVFKQENVGDFLNQNFICLKYDMEKGEGPELAKKFGVRAYPTFVIVNPDGTIRHKLVGGGEGEKFIERVKESFDDNKALGALDAKYNSGNRDKAFLSQYAQVMVANYDPNAKAIVDELLKISTDEEKLSEDYWFIFGNSELSPKDSEAAKFLTDNRSKFNETIGKEKVDNRLSEGLFREILMVIAGRGQKTDVKRLDAIGREVKALKLSNEKTLLSSLAIAKAVKTENIDKILTACEKELPKLGKDSQMIAYYLSGSLAKANDTQKARWQKIVQANTGK, from the coding sequence ATGAAAAGCCTTATTTCAATTATTGCATTTTTGATGCTTAGTTTCACGGCATTCTGTCAAGGAGGCGTGAATTTCGAGCATATCACGTTTGATGAAGCATTGGCTAAAGCCAAAGCAGAGAACAAACTCGTTTTCATGGATTGCTATACCTCATGGTGCGGTCCTTGCAAGTACATGTCAGAAACCATCTTCCCGCAGGAAAAAGCCGGAGAATTTTTCAATCCCAAATTTGTTTGCGTGAAATTTGATATGGAAAAAGGAGAAGGTCCTGAACTGGGTAAAAAATTTGGAGTCAGAGCCTACCCGACGTTCTTGATTCTTCGTCCCGATGGATCGGTACAACACAAAGTGGTTGGCGGCGGGGATCTGGAAGGATTCATCGCAAGAGTTGAAAAAGGGCTGAACGAAAAGACCTCTCTCGATTATTTGAACAAGGTGTACGAGAAAGGAAAGATGAACAAGAAACAGCTCATGGCTTACCAGATTGCGTTGAACGATGCTTATGAACAAGCAAAAAGCGAAAAAGTAGGCGAAGAGTTGAATAAAATACTGAAAGACAAGGATAAAATGAAAAAAGAATTCTGGCCTATTCTCGAAGAAAGTCCTTACGGTTCTGATAATTTCAAACTTGTCGTAAACAACATTGCCACATTCAATAAAAATATCGGCAAAGAGAAAGTAGATGCTTACCTTTATGGTAATTATAGTCAAGCTATTGATAATACTACTCGCCGTAATGCGAAAGAACCCGCTAAGACACTTGAGCAAATTCGCCAAGAATTAACCAATATCGATTTGGAGAATAAAGATCAATTGATGAGCAAGATCGAGTTGGCTCAAGCCACGATTGACCAGAACGTGGATAAAATTATTTCTCTCGCTGAACAAGCAGCAGAAACCAAGAGCGAAGAACTATGGTCTATCGTAAACGCCTTAAACTCGATCAGTTCCAAGGTGAACAAAGCCGAAGCCGGACGTATCGTAGCATTAGGAGATAAATTCATTGCCAATAGCCCGGAAAACGGGAAAGCCTACATGACCAACTTCTTTGAAAAATTCAAGGTCGCAGCGCATGTTGGTGTATATTTCTATGAGTTAAGCTATGAAGATGCCTTGAAAATGGCGAAACAACAAGGACGCAAACTTTTCATTGACTGTTACACAACTTGGTGCGGTCCTTGCAAGTATATGTCAGAAACCGTATTCAAACAAGAAAACGTGGGAGATTTCCTAAATCAGAACTTCATCTGTTTAAAATATGATATGGAAAAAGGAGAAGGCCCCGAACTAGCAAAAAAATTCGGTGTTCGTGCCTACCCGACTTTCGTGATCGTAAATCCGGACGGTACCATTCGTCATAAACTTGTCGGTGGTGGTGAAGGTGAGAAATTCATAGAGAGAGTGAAGGAATCTTTCGATGACAACAAAGCTTTAGGAGCTTTAGATGCAAAATACAATAGCGGTAATAGAGATAAAGCATTTTTATCTCAATACGCTCAAGTGATGGTAGCTAATTACGATCCGAACGCAAAAGCCATCGTGGACGAATTATTGAAAATTTCTACCGATGAAGAAAAATTATCAGAAGATTACTGGTTCATTTTCGGTAACAGCGAATTAAGCCCGAAAGATTCAGAAGCGGCAAAATTCTTGACTGACAACCGGAGCAAATTCAACGAAACCATTGGCAAGGAAAAAGTCGATAACCGTTTGAGTGAAGGTCTTTTCCGTGAAATATTAATGGTTATCGCCGGACGTGGTCAAAAAACCGATGTAAAACGTTTAGACGCTATCGGACGGGAAGTAAAAGCCCTGAAGTTATCAAACGAGAAAACCTTACTGTCTTCTTTAGCTATTGCGAAGGCTGTGAAGACAGAAAATATTGACAAGATCTTGACAGCTTGCGAGAAAGAACTCCCGAAACTGGGAAAAGATTCTCAAATGATAGCTTACTATTTATCCGGTTCATTGGCAAAAGCAAATGACACACAAAAAGCCCGTTGGCAAAAAATAGTTCAAGCAAACACGGGGAAATAA